GGCAAGTTTAATCTTTGACCACATAGCCTACGCCCCTTACCGTGTAAATGTATTTTTGCCCGAACGGTTCATCCAGTTTGCTGCGTAGGTAGCGCACATATACATCTACCACGTTGGTATCGCCCATATACTCGTAACCCCAGACCTCCAGAACGATGCGCTCGCGGTCAAGGACCCAGTTTTTATGGCGCACCAGATACTCCAGAAGGTCATATTCTTTCTTGGTCAATTCCACATGCTGTCCGTCAATTTGCACTTCATACCGGCTTGGAAACAACACCATGTTTTTTACGGAAAGCACGTCCTCAGTCTGTTGTTGTGCAGAAACATTATGTTTGCGAAGCGCCGCTCGAATACGTGCGAGAAGTTCCGGAACGACAAAAGGCTTGGTTATATAGTCGTCGGCTCCGGTATCCAGCCCCGCAACCTTATCTTCGATGTCGCCCCGGGCTGTTAACATTATGATCGGAACCGTAGAGACTTCACGTACCCTTCTACAAATCTCTACCCCATCCATCTCCGGCAGCATCACATCCAGCAGAATCAAGTCAAAATTTTCATGAATGATTCGGTCAAGGGCCTTCCGTCCGTTAGCTTCGATAACCGTCGTAAAACCTTGATGCACTAGTTCTAATTGAATAAAACTGGCAATTTTAGCCTCGTCTTCCACTATTAAAATTTTTATAGTTTGCGTTAACATTCTTTGGCCTCCCACGTTTAACTCTAATTGCGATAAATTAGACAATTATATAAAAGCATTTTTTTCAACGGATAGAAAGAGATTATCGATAATTCTAATCTGATTCTAATCTTCGTTTAATTGCCATGTAATGTTCACCTGCTATCATGGATTTGTAAGAAAGCAGAGGAAACATTCTTTATGTCCAGAGATATCAGGATAAAGACGATGAACACGAACAATATATTGGCTGTTTCTTAGCGAAGGACTTTATCCCCCTTTTCAACCACGCTGAATCCACTTTATATTTACAGAAAAAATGAAAATTATGCAACACAATCGTCCAATCAAACAGATAATTGGAGGCAATAATTATGGCGGAACCAACCAGAAAACGTAAGGTATTTACTTGGGTTACAGGAGGAATTTTAGTCTTGATGCTGGTAGGAACAGTGGCAGTATCGATATATCTTAAACTATTACCATTTGAATTTTCTCCAAAATTCCCATTTGTGTCACGTATTGATAGTACCAATACCAATTCCAATACCAATTCCGTGAATGTATTGAACGACAATCAACAGCAGGCGGCGAATCCGTCGCCGGTTACAAACAACAGCGCCGCGGTGCCTGCCAATACACAAAGTACGGATGCTATATCACTGGTCGCCTCTACTGCGACAAATGCCACTTTGGCCAAAAATCAAAACAACAAGAATATAACAAAAGTATCCCAAGTGTATTCCAATATGAAACCGGAAGAAGCAGTCGCCATATTAAATAATTTTGATA
This window of the Methylomusa anaerophila genome carries:
- a CDS encoding response regulator transcription factor; its protein translation is MLTQTIKILIVEDEAKIASFIQLELVHQGFTTVIEANGRKALDRIIHENFDLILLDVMLPEMDGVEICRRVREVSTVPIIMLTARGDIEDKVAGLDTGADDYITKPFVVPELLARIRAALRKHNVSAQQQTEDVLSVKNMVLFPSRYEVQIDGQHVELTKKEYDLLEYLVRHKNWVLDRERIVLEVWGYEYMGDTNVVDVYVRYLRSKLDEPFGQKYIYTVRGVGYVVKD
- a CDS encoding MotE family protein; amino-acid sequence: MAEPTRKRKVFTWVTGGILVLMLVGTVAVSIYLKLLPFEFSPKFPFVSRIDSTNTNSNTNSVNVLNDNQQQAANPSPVTNNSAAVPANTQSTDAISLVASTATNATLAKNQNNKNITKVSQVYSNMKPEEAVAILNNFDIKTVSDILQKMDENQTAKILAAMDPKRASAISRELLQYRSTPNPETN